A window of the Phaseolus vulgaris cultivar G19833 chromosome 5, P. vulgaris v2.0, whole genome shotgun sequence genome harbors these coding sequences:
- the LOC137834246 gene encoding uncharacterized protein: MTSSHSKTENNTIRIEAERLSCNLTLVEIEHSRVEDAMSTKLRVARKEATDLRHKVQLLAQEKIELESKLVPYHVKVADLEALIKADAAKVKNLEKRSADREVFLGKVEKERDDTVAKLAEANKENGKIAAELGQVQAESKKVAEDLLQARETIEELKKQAEELKQQNEGLKKQIKELDLSSAQILAAGF; the protein is encoded by the coding sequence atgacctcttcgcaCTCCAAAACTGAGAATAAcaccataaggattgaggcggagaggttatcctgcaatcttacACTCGTCgagatcgaacactcccgagtagaagatgctatgagcaccaagctccgggtggcgcgcaaggaggccaccgatctacgccataaggtgcagcttttggctcaagagaagattgagctggagagtaAGCTGGTACCTTATcacgtcaaagtggctgacctggaggcgttgatcaaagctgacgccgccaaggtaaagaacctcgaaaaaaggtcagccgatcgggaggtcttcttggggaaggtggagaaagaaagagacgACACCGTGGCCAAGCTcgctgaagccaacaaagaaaacgGGAAGATCGCCGCAGAACTGGGTCaggtgcaagcagaatccaagaaggttgctgaagaccttcttcaagctcgggaaaccattgaagaacttaagaaacaagctgaagagctgaagcagcagaacgaggggctaaagaaacagatCAAAGAACTTGAtctgagctctgcccagattcttgctgctggattctAG